The DNA region AATATACGTGTACATAATGCATGAAAAGTCATTACCCACATATATTTTATGTCATGTATCAAGCCGGAAAGTCTAGTCTTCATTTCGTTGGCTGCCTTATTGGTAAAGGTAATAGCCAAGATATTATAGGGACTTACTCCCTGTTCAATTATATATGCGATTCTATATGTCAAAAGCCGTGTCTTGCCGCTACCTGCTCCTGCTGTAACAAGAACCGCACCCTTAGTGCATTGTGCGGCTTGTCTTTGTTCGTTATTAAGTACTGACCAATCCACAGCTTACTTGCCTTTAAGCCGTTGAATAGCTCTTTTATAACCGTTTTCGCCATAGTTCAAGCATTTATGTACACGGCTGATAGTTGCAGCGCTTGCTCCGGTTTCTTCGGTTATAGCAGTATAGATTTTACCCTCGTCCAACATAAGGGCAATTTCAAATCGTTGTATCATTGCATGTATTTCAGCAACGGTACACAAATCTTCAAAAAAATCATAACATTCATCAATTGTTTTTAATGACAAAATTGCTTCAAATAGTTTGTCTGCTTGAGGAGATTTAAATTTGTTTGATGACATTTGTTTTTTACCTCTTTAAAGTATTTTAGCAAAAAAGTGCATATCAGTCTAGCATAAAAAGATCATTTTTCTCATTCGTATTTATTATGCCCTTCAGTAAAAATAGGCATAAAAAAACAATCCGACTAAGGATTGCAATTTTTTATTTTTTATCGATCGGCTAATTTGTTAAGCAATATATTCATTTTGGTAACAGTGTCATCGCTGATAACATGTTCAATTTTGCATGCTTCAACTTCGGCAGTTACTTCATCAACACCTAAAACTTTAATCAAAAAAGCCTTAATATTAGTATGTTTAGTCAATACATATTCAGCCCTGCGTTCACCAGCTGGAGTTAATTCAACAAGACCGTATCTTTCTTGATTAACCAATCCTTTTTCTTTTAATAAAGCTATTGCATTATTAACACTCGGCTTTGCTATTCCTAACTCTACCGCAATATCGGTAACTCTTACGCTAGAATTAAGTCTTCTTAGGTTATATATAGCCTCTAAATAATCCTCTAGTGATGGGGATATTTTTTTATCAAAACCTTTATTCATTATATCGATATAATAATATAATATTCAAAAAAAGTCAAGTTGACTATAAATTACAGCAAAACTTTTATTCTGACCTTCTTTTTTGAATCTT from Clostridia bacterium includes:
- a CDS encoding metal-dependent transcriptional regulator produces the protein MNKGFDKKISPSLEDYLEAIYNLRRLNSSVRVTDIAVELGIAKPSVNNAIALLKEKGLVNQERYGLVELTPAGERRAEYVLTKHTNIKAFLIKVLGVDEVTAEVEACKIEHVISDDTVTKMNILLNKLADR
- a CDS encoding YerC/YecD family TrpR-related protein — its product is MSSNKFKSPQADKLFEAILSLKTIDECYDFFEDLCTVAEIHAMIQRFEIALMLDEGKIYTAITEETGASAATISRVHKCLNYGENGYKRAIQRLKGK